DNA sequence from the Salvelinus alpinus chromosome 7, SLU_Salpinus.1, whole genome shotgun sequence genome:
TCTGGCTACGAGGGCTAGCACCTGTTCAGAATGTATTCAGTCAGGGAAGGGCTGTGCCTACTGTCCAGATGAGGTGAGAAGAAACTACTACTCAAGTTGCCCACAGACACCGCTTACCCGCCACAAATATTTAATGTGACCCATGTTTGTGTTTGCGTACAGATCTTTGATGGACCCCGCTGCGACCTTCATGACAACATCGTAAACCACGGCTGTAATAGCGCGGTGACAGCCAAAAGCAGTATGTCGATGGAGAGAGTAAGTATCATAATGACACTAATCCTTACTACATGGATGCATGAATGAACAGGTTTTCATTAGACTGTTGTGCTCACAAGCAAGGTGTGCTCACAAGCAAGGTGTGCTCACAAGCAAGGTGTGCTCACAAGCAAGGTGTGCTCACAAGCAAGGTGTGCTTTTTGCTGAGGTTGGAGACACTTCTCTTTGTCCCCCATGTTTTTTACATGATATgacacacccctccctccctcccgctatAGAACGAGCAGATCGACATGCTGTTGAAGCAGTCCCAGGTAGCTCCTCAGGAGATGTCTATGACTCTGCTgccaggggaggagagggagatagagatggaggTGTTTGAACCAGCTAAAGGACCTCTGGACCTCTACATTCTTATGGACTTCTCCAACTCCATGGAGGACGATCTGGACAACCTCAAGAGAATGGGTGCTGAGCTGGGTAAGTTCCAGGTGAACGATGAGTCTGATTGTTACACCATTGACCTCAGTGTTGTAGTACTGGAGTAGTCTGTGGTACTGATATGTTCTGTTCCCCATACAGCGGCGTTGGTAAGTAAGCTGTCTGATGATTACACCATCGGTTTCGGCAAGTTTGTGGACAAAGTGGTGGAACCCCAGACAGACATGAGACCATCCAAGTAAGAACTTTAAAACTATTTTGATCCtctctacacagacacacacatacagatacagatacacacaTAGACCCAAAAGTAAACATTACTACGGTACGAAAATATCTGCATTTATACACTACTCATGGCCCTTCTATCTATTTTGCTCCcgaccccctctccctcccctttcctcctcttcctctccatccctccctccctctctccagacttGCCAAGCCTTGGCCCAACAGCGACCCTCCCTTCTCGTTCCGTCATGTGAtcactctgacctctgacctgcgGTCCTTCACCGAGAAGCTGCAGAAGGAGAGGATCTCAGGGAACCTGGACGCTCCGGAGGGGGGCTTTGACGCCATACTGCAGGCTGCAGTCTGCGGGGTAGGACTATAGAGTTAGATTTACTAAGACGGATATTACCATTCAATGTTTTGTGGTTAGGGGACACAGGCGACCATCTTTGCTGTACTGTCTGAGATGTTTAATTAGTTGAAGCTTGCTGTTTGATTGGTTAACTGTAGTGCACCGCTGCGTGACTCTTTAAGAGTCTCCTTACACGTGTATagaactctctcctctccccttttcttctccttctcccctttTTTCCAACTGTATCTCTCgccctctttctttctgtctctttcctcttcctcccctccaggAAAAGATCGGCTGGCGTAGCCATGCCACCCACCTCCTGGTCTTCTCCACCGAGTCGGCCTTCCACTACGAGGCGGACGGTGCCAACGTGCTGGCGGGCATCATGCCACGCAACGACGAGCAGTGCCACCTGGACCCCGAGGGGAAATACACAGAGGACACCAGGCAGGACTACCCCTCTGTGCCCACCCTGGTCCGCCTGCTCGGCAAACACAACATTATCCCCATCTTCGCCATCACAAACCACTCCTTTACCTATTATCAGGTAAGAACTAGAAGAGTTACTACTTACtatccctgaccctaaccctgaaccttacTCTAACCCTACAAACACAGTATCATGCCTATTTTTACCATCACCAGTCAATCATACTTATTGTAATGGGGGTTTGGCCACTGAGTTTAGCCACTGTCTGTTCTGGGGGGCCTGAAATACCTGTTAACTCATCTTTAGCATTGTAGATAAAACATATCTTATTCATGTTTTGCGGGTTCTCCCTGTGTAGAAGCTTTATGAGTATTTCCCCATCGCTGAGTTGGGTCTGCTACAGGAAGATTCTGCTAACATCCTCAATATCCTGGAGAAAGCCTTTGAGGTAAGAATGGGCTTGTTTTACAGGTGTGGCAAATTGAACACATTCATTCCATTAGATTGTACTTTAAGCATCCCCTAAGGGATATTACGTAAGGCATTGCCAGATGTCCTAATaatgctctctgtctgtcctctcagaaTATCCGTTCTAAGATCAGTATCCGTGCTGAGGACAGGCCTAAAGCTATAGAAGCTCAGGTCCTATCGTACAGTGGCAGTGTTGCGCAGGCTGGAACCTTCAAAGTCAAGCCTGGACAAATAGTAAGAAACACTTAGATgtcgcatgcgcacacacacacacacacacacacacacacacacacacacacacacacacacacacacacacacacacacacacacacacacacacacacacacacacacacacacacacacacacacacacacacacgcgcacacgcagtCTTGGACAACTAACCTTGAGGGGATCCACAAATCAGTCCCAATTCAGTCCCAATTCAGTCAGTCACTGGTCAGCCATATTGGTACTCCCCAGAAGAagtagtcctccataggaatgaatgtaattctacagtatttcaatgaaatgtttcaataacaaaatgtatttaagtatttttggcTGTAGTGGGGACAGCAACATTAAAACGTTCAACATATTATACTTTaaggaatttaaaaaaatgtatttttccttTTATTTTGGGGGGTTTAGCTCATATAATATCATTCAAAAGTGTACATTTAGGTGTCTTTCATAGAATAAAtatggcaaaaacaaatgtagacatgtAGGCATTTCtttagcttccaaaatatttttacaATGGTGTgggtgccaagatggaggcgcggtggcttcaaaacagcaccccctgtcagtcatctaCTGTGTATATATCAATCattcacacacactaacccatTCTGTGTTTTCCAGGGGAAGTTTAAGGTGCGTGTCAAGGCCAGTGAGATGGTTGGGGAGCAACATGTGTGTAGTCTGGAGCAGGgtgacaagaaggggaagatgaGAGTCAAACCGACAACCTTCAGCACAGCTCTAAACATCAACGCTGAAGTGCTTTGTAAAACCTGCGACTGTGAGAAGgtgtgaagacagacacatatgagcacaaagacacacacacacgggttttggtttctaactgtcttctttctctctccgctTCCTAAAGACCCCCACTGAAAATGCAGTGCGGTGTACAGGCCACGGGGACCTGGTCTGTGGGAGGTGCCGGTGCTACAGTGGCTGGTGAGACAAACAGAACTGAATGTACTTTCTCTCTCATATGCTATATCCTCCTGAGATCTTATGTTATGTAGAACATCGAAGCTATAAAAAcaaagagagtcgcacactccGTATGTATAACCTCTCAGTAATTAGacatctttggggggggggggaatttgtTAGATTTGTTAAATTATTGGGAGGTTATACATAAGTGTGCGACTCTCTTTGTTTTTATAGCTTCAATTTTTTACAGAAGTGTTTGAGGTGAAAGGAACATGTTACCAAGAAATTGTTAGTTATCTTTTATTGTAAGTGGAAAAAGTGTCCTCTGTAGTGGTCATTTAGACTTAAATATGAATAAATTAACATTACAGTGAATGGGTACAGTAGGTGAAAAACATAGTTGCGGCATCTGGGTGTCCactacagaggacatttcttgatAAGATTTTATTTAGCTCTTATTTAATGTGAAAAAAAAAGTACACAGTCCTGACAACTCACTTGATTATTCCTGAGATATTCACTTACTGGAAACAATTTCAATATCAAACTCACAAAAATTGTAATTAGTAATTACACACACACTTCTTTTCAAATTTCCATAAAATGCGCTAACGTTGTCTAGGTCACACCCCCAACACCTGTGATATCATTGAAAAGCCCAGAATGCCCTCTCAATGGGTCAACATGACTTAATACAGTGGCTTGTGTGGCCTCAGAGATACGGACCGAGAACTGATGCCCACGAGAGAGGGCAACAATGAGGTGCTGGGTCTCAggaatatataataataattgatAGTGCTTTTCCAGTGCTCGAAGCGCTTTACATTATAAGCTGGGAAACTCACTCCTGCCACCGCTGATGTATAGCACCCTAGGGTGATGCACGGCAGAGCGCTCACCACACAGCAGTTACAGTATCATGTTGGAGAGCTGAGGAGTGATATATGCCAATTAGGAATCAATTACACTTGGACAGAAGACAGAACATGATCATTAAAGGCCATCTTTCTCCCCGTGGTGGGTGTCCCCAGGCTGGGTCCGTTCTGTAACTGCTCAACCAGTGCGTCGCCAGACGCAGGTAGTTCCTGTCTGGGTCCTGGCGTGGGGGAGCCGTGTTCTGGCCGAGGAGATTGCCTGTGTGGAACGTGTGTGTGTTACAACACCGACCAGTACGAGGGACCCCTCTGTCAGTTTGACAAGTCCCAGTGTCAACGATACGGAGGCTTCCTCTGCAACGGTGAGTGTGCGGCCGTCATCATTGTCTCAAGATACCGACCTTGTGGCACCGCGTTGCGTTAGAATAACGCTGGCTGTCGGGAGACAATGGGGCTGTCATAAGACGTGCACATCTTTGTCAAGCAGTTTGTGTTCCCTAAACTCCATCAAATCTGAATctttgtgagagtgtgtgagagtgtgaagAACTTGAAGTAGATTCTaaccatttctgtgtgtgtgtgtgtgtgtgtgtgtgtgtgtgtgtgtgtgtgtgtgtgtgtgtgtgtgtgtgtgtgtgtgtgtgtgtgtgtgtgtgtgtgtgtgtgtgtgtgtgtgtgtgtgtgtgtgtgtgtgtgtgtgtgtgtgtgtgtgtgtgtgtgtgtgtgtgtgtgttagaccgtGGTCGTTGCTTCATGGGTCAGTGTGCGTGTGCAGAGGGCTGGGAGGGACCGGCCTGTGAGTGTCCCATGAGCAACCAGACCTGTCTGGACACTAAAGGGGTGAGCGctacatcatctctctctctctttgtctctgtttctctctctctttctctctctctctctctgtttctctttatttttctctctctctctctctctctctctctctctctctctctctctctctctctctctctctctctctctctctctctctctctctctctctctctctctctctctctctctctctctctctctctctctctgtctctttgtctctgtctatctctacctctttctctctctatttgtcgttttctctctctctctttctctctttgtctctgtttctttctctctctctttgtctctgtttcgctctctttctctctctctctctgtctctgtctttgtttctctccttctttttatctgttgctctctctctctctgtctctctttgtctctctctctctctctttgtctctctctctctctcaattcaattcaaagaggctttattggcatgggaaacacatgtttacattgccaaagcaagtgaaaaacaataaacaaaagtgagaagaCACAAAACAACATGAACAAAAAACTattagaaatgaacagtaaacattgcactcaAGTTTCAAAAAGATGAAGACATTTCAAGTGTTATATTAtccagctatgtacagtgttttagcAAGGTGCAAATAATTGTGGAACGAATAGTGGGGAAAGATATAAAAATATTGGTGGTATTTACAAATATTTCCTCATGGCAACGGGCCACAAAACTTGCTGTTGTGATTGCATATTGTGGTATTTcgcctaacagatatgggagtttagcaatgttggatttgttttcaaattctttgtgggtgtATGATCTGTGGGAAATATTTGTCTCTAATGTAgtcatacatttgtcaggaggttaggGAGAAGTTCAGctcaggtctgcctatggcggcctctctcaatagcaaggctatgctcactgagtctattctgaggtattctgccactgtgtactctctgtttagggccagattCCAATTTGCTCAATTttttggttgattctttccagtgtgtcaaatagTTATCTTTTTGTGTTGCTggcctggggctctgtggggtctgtttgtgaacagagccataGAACCAActgggactcttctctaggttaattTCTCTGTCGGTGAGGGCTTTGAGGTGGAATGTGTGggcatcacttccttttaggtggttgtagaattaaaCAGCTCTTCTCTAGAGGGGATAGTCCtatttctgctctgcatgcattgtttggggttttgcgttgtacacaaaatatatttgagCTAAAttatgcatgcagagtctcagttgggtgtttgtcccattttgtgaaccctccctccctccctgcagatTGCTACAATATTATTCATGAAtgatctaacccccccccctctcagggTGTCTGTAACGGGCGTGGTGTGTGTAAGTGCGGTCGTTGTGAGTGCCAGGACTCTGGCCTGGCCATGACCCCCACCTGCGAGGCTAACTTTCAGGCTCAGCTGGGGATGTGTGAGGACAAGAGGAGCTGTgtccagtgtcaggcctggaagACCGGCGAGAAGAAGGACAGCGACAAGTGCGACCAGTGCCAGTTCAAAGTGGTCATGGTGGACGAGCTCAAGGAAAATAAAGAGGTGATTGAGGCGTGTAGTTTCCGTGACGAGGATGACGACTGTACGTACCACTACACCGTGGACTACCCTGAGGACCAGACTGACAAGGAACTGGAAGTCCAGGTGCTCAAAAAGAAAGGTGAGACATGACCAACGTTCATATatgggtgacaggtagcctagcggttagagtgttggcccagtaaccgaaaggccAACGCggttaaacattttttttgaTGTGCCCAGGGTCGATGTTGATAATGGCAGAAAATGGCTACCCCACAttctgagggtgtctcagggagagtgggatatgcaacaaaaaaaaacatttccaattcacacaagGACAGATATAGGCACCCACCTAATTATTATAATCTTTATACCTTTGTTTATATGACGCTAATACAACTACAGGGGTTCTCTGGTTTGTTCTGGAAGTGCTCAGCATCTTTGTGCACTCTGGTTGTGATGCTGATGTTATTGTTGATGTTGTCGTCTGTCCCCTTAGACTGTCCCCCTGCTGGCTTCCTGTGGCTGATCCCGCTCATCATGTTCCTCATGCTACTGCTGGGTCTACTGCTGCTCTGCTGCTGGAAGTACTGCGCCTGCTGCAAGGTACTGTCCAGTcacaaccataacacaaccagCCATGGCCTTGCCATACTCTGGAGGAAATAATCCCTCTttgcctccctccctcattctctttctctctcaggcaTGTCTTGCTCTACTGCCATGCTGTGGAAGAGGTGAGTTACTCAAGCCATATCACTTTTATGAACCTTTTAATATCCTTCTGTGCGTATATTACTAGTTCTGTACCATGTTTCCAGGCAGTATTATAACGTGTGATTGAACATGTGTTTTCCTATGTGTGTCTGTAGGCCGTATGGTTGGCTTTAAGGAGGACCAGTACATGCTCCGCCAATCCCTGCTCACCTCTGACCACCTGGACACGCCCCTAGTGAGGACCGGCCCGCCTAAGAGCACCGACGTGGTTCGCTGGAAGATCACCGACAATGTGCACCGATCGCCCAATCACCCGCTGGCGCAGGTCCAGCCAAACCCCAAAGAGACCAGTGAGTGTGAAGTGTTCCGAATTCCGTCTCTCCCATTGGTTGGAGTTATCACTAGAACTTCCCGGTTTACATGATCATGATTCTGAGTGATGAAACATAACCCTAATCCACCTCTCTTCAACTCTTCCTAatttgcctctcctcctcttcctcctcctcctcttcctctcctcctactctctttctttctcctcccctctttcctcctctcttcctccatctatAGTCCAGTTCCCTCTGTCCCTGCGTCTGAACAGGTTGTTCACAGAAAGTCTGTCTCACCCCGACGCCAGAGACACGGAGATGCTACGCAGGGAGGTTGATGACAacgtgagtgtgtttgtgtgtttgtgtgagtgtgagcAAGCtgggtgtatatatacagtattgtatGACATTCCTTGTGACAGTGGATTGCGTGTGTATACTTTATGTGTGTCTTCTCTGTTTAGCTGAATGAAGTGTACAAGCATGTTCCTGGAGCCCAGAAGGTTCAGAAGACCAAATTTAGGTGAGACACTTATTTCAGGATGACTTTCAATCCCTCTTGAATTTATTACAATGTAAGTCATTTTTGTGCATGTTGTCTGAATCGTATTTTCTCAAATCATTACTGATAttctggttgtgtttcagattacagAGAAATGCTGGTAAAAGAAAAGACCACACAATTGTAGACACAGTCGTGTCCGCTCCTCGCTCCAGCTACCCCGACATCGTCAAATTGACTGAGAAAAACGTCCAGTCTGGAAACTTCCAAGATCTCAAAGTGGTGCCGGGCTACTACACAGTGGCCACAGAcaaaggtgtgtgtttgtgtctgtgtgtatgtctgtgtgtctgtgtgttgggagTTTATTAActgtctctccatctcgctctctctcgctctatctctctctctcttctctctgcagaGGCGGCTGGTGCCGTGGAGTtccaggagggggtggagacagtagaTGTGCGCGTGCCGCTCTTCATCAAGGAAGATGACGATGATAAGAAGAAGCTACAGGTGGAGGCGGTGGACGTTCCTCTGGGCATCGCTGAGATAGGGAAACGCTTCGTCAACATCACCATCATCAAAGAACACGGTGAGAGCCAATCAGAGGAGCCTtatctaacccctgacctccatactctcttacacacacatgaTTCTTCAAAACCATATAGCATTACAAAACACTTTCTTACTATTTATTTCCAGTGAATATGTGTACATTTCTCTTTTCTTTTGTGTACTTCCCTTCCCCTGACCTTATTTAGCTCATAATTGTGtgtgtctttcctctcctctccagccaaGAGTATTATGACGTTCCTCCAGCCCTCCTACACCTACAGCCGACAGGACGGAGTGGCTAACATCCCCATTAGCAGAGAGATCATAGAGGACGGACACACACAAGTCACCTACCGCACCCGAGACCTCACCGCCAAGGACAAGAAGGtaacacacgcgcgcgcacacacacactaaaatacAGCAATGTCACACCTTTCATTAGTCTGTGACTGTTTCTTTTTCCAATCCTAACTACTCCTCCGTCTCTCGCCAGGACTATGTGACAGTGGATGGGGAACTGTCCTACGGGCCAGGGGAGACCCAGCAGACTGTCCCTGTGCGTCTATTGGAGCTGGGAGAGGGAGACGGTCTGCTGAAGGACACACATGTCAAACAATTTGTCATGGACCTCAGTAACCCAAGACAGGGAGCCAAGCTGGGACGCTACCCTAGAACCACTGTCACCATCACTGACCAACCAGGTGAGGTTATATACTACTGTCACTATCACTgaccaaccaggtgagaggaCAGGGTCCAGGGTGTATCACATAGcatgaaaaaagaaagaaagatacctgtatattataaaaaaatttattattataattttatttttacattttatccccttttctccccaattttcgtggtatccaatcgctagtaattactatcttgtctcatcgctacaactcccgtacgggctcgggagagacgaaggtcgaaagccatgcgtcctccgaaacacaacccaaccaagccgcactgcttcttaacacagcgcacctccaacccggaagccagccgcaccaatgtgtcggaggaaacaccgtgcacccgcccccctcggttagcgcgcactgcgcccgccccgccacaggagtcgctggagcgcgatgagacaaggatatccctaccggccaaaccctccctaacccggacgacgctatgccaattgtgcgtcgccccacggacctcccggtcgcggccggctgcgacagagcctgggcgtgaacccagagactctggtggcgcagctagcactgcgatgcagtgctctagaccactgcgccacccgggaggccctcctGTATATTattttgatcatttcatttttaATATAACAGTGTTTCTTTGGATCTTCGTCAGTTCACAGGATAGCGTCGCACAACAGGTCCCGGACATTATTATCTTGGGTGTTGAGAGCATGGGTAACAGCCGCATTTGTGGTTAGAAAGCCAGCCATAACTTCCTCCTCTGTAAGATGGCCATAACACACTTCCTCTCCCGTTGCTTCCCTCAGAGCCCAGTGTGATGATGTTTATGAAGAGCACCCAGAACTTCTCCACCGCCGACCCGACCTACTCCATCCCCGTGGTCCGCACACGCAACCAGGAGGGGCCTGCCACCGTCCACTGGAAGACCCGCAATGCCAAGCGCTTCGAGCTGTCCGGTCCCCTCAAGTTTGCTCCCGGGGAGACTGAGAAGAACATCGTGATCGACCCGCGCCCTCACCCTGGACCGGTCAAACCAGAGTCCTTCCAGCTGGAGTTGTTTGACCCCAGTACGAACGGCGCGGTCGGGGAGAGGAAGACGACAATGGTCACGATTACTGATGGAGGTaatacacacagaaacagacactgaaacacacacacatacagtagagggTATCTATAAGGAATCTGATGCACGAGATGTGCATCACTAGATTAAGTTTTTTCCCTCAGCATTACCAGAGATTGCCCAGAAGCAGCAGCAGGGTAAGGACTTCATCAACCGGACAGCCATGTCTCCTGGGGGTCGTCTCTTCTCTCCCACCAACGTGAAGGCTAAAGCCACTGGCCCACGAAACATCCGTCTCAACTGGGACCCCTTAGGAAGCCCCCTGGGCTACAAGGTAAGGAACCCCCCCTCAAGATCTAACTCCTTGGACTGCAAGGTGCTGAGAGGAACTGTCATACAGGACTTAACTTACCTTGACTTAAACCCTTTTACCCCGTGAGGAGCATAGTTCATCAACAGAGGAACTCATTAGATTCGCCCCCATGACACACCTGCCAATTTTTGCTGTTGGAAATTATGAGATTATTTTCCAAAAATCTTTGGAGTGTAATTTTGGAGTATACAAATAAACGTTGGAATGTATTCCATTTAAGATTGTTCATTCCAACCagtgtttcacctgtgttttctgtATCTTCTGTTTCCCTCTCCGTGGTCACCAGGTGAAGTATTGGATCTATGGGGACCCTGAGACTGATGCCCAGGTGATAGATGTGAAGACCAACCACGCTGAGCTGACCAACCTGTACCCCTTCTGCGACTACGAGATGAAGGTGTGTGGCTACAACGCCCTGGGAAACGGAAACTACAGCGACATGGTGCCCTGTCAGACCCTGGAGGACGGTGAGTGAGCACACTTCCTGTTCCTGTCAAATATGGACTACATTTATTGTCTTTCACAAATAACACTTCTAGGATTGTGGACAGTTTTCTTTTTCTTGTTGAATATTGTTGGGTCGACACAGGATGTAAGCTCAACGATTGTGTCGATGGTTTTCCGCCTTTCCTACCTTGTGATAAATGTttcctccttcctttcctcccctcatccctctctcctctcctcctccagtccCCAGTGAGCCCGGTCGTCTTGCGTTCAACGTCATCAGTCCAACTGTCACTCAGGTCAGCTGGGCGGAGCCTGCCGAGACCAACGGTGTCATCACCAACTACGAGGTCCTCTACACACCCATCAATGACAACACAAGTGAGTGACCAATCAAATCGAAGAATCACCGAATGCCTCTTAATGCCTGTGCTTCTAAGACATTCTAACGCGTACATATTAGAACTCAATCATTTAATGGGATCTCTGTGTTCTCCTCTCCCTCGTCCTTCCCCCTGTAGAGCCGATGGGTGTAGCTAAGAAGGTGAAGATAGACAACCCTAAGAAGAGGATGTTGCTAATTGAGAACCTGCAGTCGGCCCAGACCTACTGCTATAAGGTCCGGGCTAAGAACAGCGTTGGCTGGGGTCCATTCAGAGAGGCAACCATCAACCTGGCCTCACAGCCCGTCAGACCCATGTCCAGTGAGTTCCTCTAAGGGCACTGCGTTGCTGTTTTGTGGAAAATAAATCCTCAAATCAACCAATGAAAACCAACTGTCGCTGCAGCCCGGAATTGTTCTGTCTCCTACTGTAGGATACTATATTGAATGTGATACTTTTAGCATGACCATTAGCTTCATGTTTgagtctcctccctctctccctgcagtCCCTATCATCCCAGACATCCCAATAGTGGACGCGGAGGCGGGGGATGAGTACGACGGCTACCTGATGTACAGCAGTGAGGTCATGAGGTCGCCAACAGGCTCCAAGAGACCCAGCGTCTCAGACGAAGGTGGGTACCCGCCGACTACGCCACCTTAGCTGGCTCTTGGAGCCTGTCTCTCTGCAGCCTACCTTCGGTGGCGTACTGTGTGTTGTGGTTTTGTAGTGTGTTTTCAGTGGATCCCATGAAGAATAGCTGTGGCTAAGTAACAGCTAATGGGGAAAAAGCTCACTGTTTTAGATGTATACATATTGGGTAGTAGCCCCCTCATTAAGCCAGTGAGCTTCACTGCTCTGTGAAACCAAGTGAATGCagactggacaggacaggactgTTATAAATGGGTTCAATGCAAAGAAAGATATGTCTATCCATCTTCTGTAGTCCAGTCCTCTGCTcactgaaggagagagaaagaaaataaataaaaacagaaaagGTCTTAAAAAAAGTGAAAAGTGTCATGGTCAAGGGGCTTACAAATATGAGGGCctcctccacccttctctctctctttttgcacgctttcttctttctctttctgcctctTTCTTCTTTCTTTATCTTTATTTGTttcgttccccccccccccctctctctttctctctctgaggtgtcTTTTAAGAAACTGACATTTATTTTACATCTCATGAGATCATCAGAATATTTTCATCTTCATGGCTTTGGGTTCTATCATGCCAGTCTTCATACCAGTCTTTATTTTCTTCTTTATGGCTTTTTCGTGCCAGTCAAACCTTTCCTACCATTGATCCAAACTGCAAAGAAATCTGTGATTGCAGAAAGCCTCCAGACATCTGTAGTTGTAGATATCACCGAAGCTACATACATgctgcctc
Encoded proteins:
- the LOC139580801 gene encoding integrin beta-4-like isoform X3 → MGRWTLNLLVGVVLLAVLTASCYAEKVNHCLATRASTCSECIQSGKGCAYCPDEIFDGPRCDLHDNIVNHGCNSAVTAKSSMSMERNEQIDMLLKQSQVAPQEMSMTLLPGEEREIEMEVFEPAKGPLDLYILMDFSNSMEDDLDNLKRMGAELAALVSKLSDDYTIGFGKFVDKVVEPQTDMRPSKLAKPWPNSDPPFSFRHVITLTSDLRSFTEKLQKERISGNLDAPEGGFDAILQAAVCGEKIGWRSHATHLLVFSTESAFHYEADGANVLAGIMPRNDEQCHLDPEGKYTEDTRQDYPSVPTLVRLLGKHNIIPIFAITNHSFTYYQKLYEYFPIAELGLLQEDSANILNILEKAFENIRSKISIRAEDRPKAIEAQVLSYSGSVAQAGTFKVKPGQIGKFKVRVKASEMVGEQHVCSLEQGDKKGKMRVKPTTFSTALNINAEVLCKTCDCEKTPTENAVRCTGHGDLVCGRCRCYSGWLGPFCNCSTSASPDAGSSCLGPGVGEPCSGRGDCLCGTCVCYNTDQYEGPLCQFDKSQCQRYGGFLCNDRGRCFMGQCACAEGWEGPACECPMSNQTCLDTKGGVCNGRGVCKCGRCECQDSGLAMTPTCEANFQAQLGMCEDKRSCVQCQAWKTGEKKDSDKCDQCQFKVVMVDELKENKEVIEACSFRDEDDDCTYHYTVDYPEDQTDKELEVQVLKKKDCPPAGFLWLIPLIMFLMLLLGLLLLCCWKYCACCKACLALLPCCGRGRMVGFKEDQYMLRQSLLTSDHLDTPLVRTGPPKSTDVVRWKITDNVHRSPNHPLAQVQPNPKETIQFPLSLRLNRLFTESLSHPDARDTEMLRREVDDNLNEVYKHVPGAQKVQKTKFRLQRNAGKRKDHTIVDTVVSAPRSSYPDIVKLTEKNVQSGNFQDLKVVPGYYTVATDKEAAGAVEFQEGVETVDVRVPLFIKEDDDDKKKLQVEAVDVPLGIAEIGKRFVNITIIKEHAKSIMTFLQPSYTYSRQDGVANIPISREIIEDGHTQVTYRTRDLTAKDKKDYVTVDGELSYGPGETQQTVPVRLLELGEGDGLLKDTHVKQFVMDLSNPRQGAKLGRYPRTTVTITDQPEPSVMMFMKSTQNFSTADPTYSIPVVRTRNQEGPATVHWKTRNAKRFELSGPLKFAPGETEKNIVIDPRPHPGPVKPESFQLELFDPSTNGAVGERKTTMVTITDGALPEIAQKQQQGKDFINRTAMSPGGRLFSPTNVKAKATGPRNIRLNWDPLGSPLGYKVKYWIYGDPETDAQVIDVKTNHAELTNLYPFCDYEMKVCGYNALGNGNYSDMVPCQTLEDVPSEPGRLAFNVISPTVTQVSWAEPAETNGVITNYEVLYTPINDNTKPMGVAKKVKIDNPKKRMLLIENLQSAQTYCYKVRAKNSVGWGPFREATINLASQPVRPMSIPIIPDIPIVDAEAGDEYDGYLMYSSEVMRSPTGSKRPSVSDEDQMNGRWEQNFLFPGGNNSMSRSANMSSSSYSQLSPMSTLSSNHRGGAGGSMTTESSTTYHSGQGGNSLSRTQIIGGGMRTENVVMRKRSENRGYYEYDDNIRDSIVIGDLSSGLSGYTDGKNSRLAPGVPDTPTRLVFSALGPTALKVSWQEPHCDRDVLGYCVLYQLLNGGDMKRIDVSSPAENSVVVQDLLPNHSYLFKVKAQSLEGWGPEREGVITIESAVNPNSPLSPMPGSPFTLSTPSAPGPLVFTALSPEALQLSWDKPRKPNGDILGYVVTCEQLHGGGDMRSFQVSGNSAETSLTVPDLSENMPYKFKVQARTTQGFGPEREGIITIESQDGGSTSQIGGIGGTSQIGGIGGMSQIEGLGGMSQLGGLGGMSQIGGLGGMSQLGGLGGMSQLGGLGGMSPLGGLGGMSQLGGLGGMSQYSSQSLTKRDVFQLPTEVSTHSNVTHTMINDPYFSGDGMMMTSQHTETSGMVTRHVTKEVVQRSMQVAGSSSVTKKVERSFYEA